In Zhaonella formicivorans, one DNA window encodes the following:
- the sigF gene encoding RNA polymerase sporulation sigma factor SigF translates to MVTRLSEMNLPRFPLLSEEEMVSLLTKAKNGDASARETLINCNLKLVFNLVQRFENRGYELEDLFQIGTIGLMKAIDKFDFSYNVKFSTYAVPMIIGEIRRFLRDDSPVKVSRAVKETAYKIHRTRENLIKELGREPTISEIAERLEVPREEIINAMEAVQMPTSIHETLYQDEGDPIYILDQLSDEKEQESWFDKIALKEVLKKLPEKHRQVILLRFFQDKTQIEVAQVVGLSQVQVSRIERQALKNIKELLNSDTCFTKQQAK, encoded by the coding sequence ATGGTAACACGCCTGTCTGAAATGAATTTGCCACGTTTCCCTTTGTTATCGGAAGAGGAAATGGTCAGTTTACTGACTAAAGCTAAAAATGGTGATGCTTCTGCCCGGGAAACTTTAATCAATTGTAACCTTAAGCTTGTTTTCAACCTGGTTCAGCGTTTTGAAAACCGAGGTTATGAATTGGAGGATTTGTTTCAAATTGGCACTATCGGTTTAATGAAAGCCATTGATAAATTCGATTTCAGCTATAATGTTAAATTTTCAACTTATGCTGTGCCGATGATTATTGGGGAAATTAGGCGTTTCCTGCGGGATGATAGCCCGGTCAAAGTAAGCAGAGCCGTTAAGGAAACGGCTTACAAGATTCATCGTACGAGGGAAAACCTGATTAAAGAACTGGGAAGAGAGCCTACCATTAGTGAGATAGCGGAAAGGTTGGAAGTTCCCAGGGAAGAAATAATTAATGCTATGGAAGCTGTTCAGATGCCAACATCAATCCATGAGACATTATATCAGGATGAAGGGGATCCGATTTACATTTTGGATCAGTTAAGTGATGAAAAGGAACAGGAAAGTTGGTTTGACAAAATTGCCTTGAAAGAAGTTTTAAAAAAATTGCCTGAAAAGCATCGTCAGGTTATTTTACTGCGTTTTTTCCAAGACAAAACTCAAATCGAGGTTGCCCAAGTAGTGGGGCTATCGCAGGTTCAGGTTTCAAGGATTGAACGGCAAGCACTGAAAAATATTAAAGAATTGTTAAACAGCGATACATGTTTTACTAAGCAGCAGGCTAAATAA
- the spoVAD gene encoding stage V sporulation protein AD, whose product MSQASKKIGKQTIKFANPPYIIASAAIVGPKEGEGPLRNYFDVISDDTYFGQKSWEKAEQFLLEETMKKALQKADLLPEKIDYMLAGDLLNQTISANYTARQLGIPFLGLYGACSTMCESMALAAILVDGGFADYVLAATSSHYSTAERQYRFPTEQGVQRPPSAQRTVTGSGAVVVARQGKGPRITYATIGKVIDLGMKDANDMGSAMAPAATDTIVRHFEDTGRGPDDYDLIITGDLATIGHALTIQLAKQQGYNLEKNYTDCGILIFDPSQDTHAGGSGCGCSAVVTAGYLLKEMQNGKYRKILGVGTGALLSPCAVQQGESIPGIGHAVAIEF is encoded by the coding sequence ATGAGTCAAGCTAGCAAAAAAATAGGAAAGCAAACGATAAAATTTGCAAATCCTCCTTATATTATTGCATCGGCTGCCATCGTAGGACCTAAAGAAGGCGAAGGACCGCTGCGAAATTATTTTGACGTGATCAGCGACGATACTTATTTTGGTCAAAAGAGTTGGGAAAAAGCGGAACAATTCTTACTCGAGGAGACAATGAAAAAAGCCTTGCAAAAGGCCGACTTATTGCCAGAAAAAATAGATTATATGCTGGCAGGGGACCTTTTGAACCAAACTATCAGCGCAAATTATACTGCCCGTCAACTTGGCATACCTTTTTTAGGCCTTTATGGAGCTTGTTCTACAATGTGCGAAAGTATGGCTCTGGCGGCTATTCTAGTTGACGGTGGTTTTGCCGACTATGTGTTAGCAGCTACTTCCAGCCATTACTCTACGGCTGAAAGGCAGTACCGTTTCCCAACGGAGCAAGGCGTGCAGCGTCCGCCCAGTGCCCAGCGGACGGTGACCGGTTCCGGAGCTGTGGTAGTGGCCAGACAAGGCAAAGGACCAAGAATTACTTATGCCACCATTGGCAAAGTAATTGATTTAGGAATGAAGGATGCCAATGATATGGGCAGTGCAATGGCTCCTGCTGCTACAGATACTATTGTCCGTCATTTCGAGGATACCGGCAGGGGACCCGATGATTACGATTTGATCATTACCGGAGATTTAGCGACCATTGGACATGCTTTGACAATTCAATTGGCTAAGCAGCAAGGTTATAATTTGGAAAAAAATTATACCGATTGTGGTATTTTGATTTTTGACCCATCCCAGGACACCCATGCCGGGGGGAGTGGCTGCGGCTGTTCAGCAGTGGTTACTGCTGGATATCTTTTAAAGGAAATGCAAAATGGCAAATACAGGAAAATCTTAGGAGTTGGTACCGGAGCTCTACTGAGCCCTTGCGCTGTTCAGCAAGGTGAATCAATACCTGGAATAGGTCATGCAGTGGCCATAGAATTCTAA
- a CDS encoding ABC transporter permease: MGLGQAVRLALAAIYANKLRSFLTMLGVIIGVFSVVALVSIGQGATSQVTEQVQGMGSNLVTLNIRGRGAVSSITYDEAMELADRPGVSAVAPVVNGQVTVKYGNTSYDTSLEGTTPDYTSVRNHPVEQGRFLTFTDVENRQKVAVVGTDVVKELFSGTNPLGQEIRINGSAFTVIGVLQQKGGSMGGSNDDKVIIPISTAQRLLRNAGVRTVYIQAQSPEEVDRVVAVLEATMQRRFRDEEAYRVFNQAEMLETVGEVTGTLTLMLGGIAGISLLVGGIGIMNIMLVSVTERTREIGICKALGAKKRDIMLQFLVEAIVISATGGGLGLALGYGLTRLISKFAQLTTVFSPQVIAVAFGFSLLVGVFFGIYPANKAANLSPIEALRAD, translated from the coding sequence ATGGGCTTAGGTCAAGCGGTTCGGCTGGCTTTGGCAGCCATCTATGCCAATAAATTGCGCTCCTTTCTTACTATGCTGGGTGTGATCATCGGCGTTTTTTCCGTAGTTGCACTGGTTTCTATCGGACAAGGGGCTACAAGCCAAGTTACCGAACAAGTCCAAGGGATGGGTTCCAACCTGGTAACTTTAAATATCCGGGGACGCGGGGCTGTCAGCAGCATCACTTATGACGAAGCCATGGAGCTGGCTGACAGACCGGGCGTCAGCGCTGTGGCCCCGGTGGTGAACGGCCAAGTGACGGTGAAATACGGCAATACAAGTTATGATACCTCCCTGGAAGGCACTACCCCTGACTATACTTCGGTACGGAATCATCCTGTGGAACAGGGCCGTTTCCTCACATTTACCGATGTAGAGAACCGGCAGAAAGTGGCGGTAGTCGGTACCGATGTAGTAAAAGAACTCTTTTCTGGGACTAACCCGCTGGGGCAGGAAATAAGGATAAATGGCTCAGCTTTTACTGTAATCGGCGTTTTGCAACAAAAAGGGGGCAGCATGGGTGGTTCGAACGACGACAAGGTGATTATACCTATCAGCACTGCCCAAAGACTATTGCGTAACGCCGGGGTCCGGACTGTATATATTCAAGCCCAGTCCCCCGAAGAGGTGGACCGGGTGGTGGCTGTTCTGGAGGCTACTATGCAGCGCCGCTTCCGGGATGAGGAGGCTTACCGGGTTTTTAACCAGGCTGAAATGTTAGAAACGGTAGGAGAGGTAACTGGTACCTTAACCCTGATGCTGGGAGGAATTGCCGGAATTTCCCTCTTGGTTGGAGGAATAGGAATCATGAACATCATGCTGGTTTCCGTAACTGAACGGACCCGGGAAATAGGAATTTGTAAAGCCCTGGGCGCAAAAAAGCGGGATATCATGCTGCAGTTTCTCGTAGAAGCTATAGTCATCAGCGCGACCGGCGGAGGTTTAGGTCTGGCTCTGGGGTATGGCTTGACCAGACTGATCAGCAAATTTGCGCAATTAACGACCGTATTTTCACCCCAGGTGATAGCAGTTGCGTTCGGCTTTTCCCTGCTGGTTGGCGTGTTTTTTGGTATCTACCCGGCCAACAAGGCTGCCAATCTAAGCCCCATAGAGGCGCTAAGGGCTGACTGA
- a CDS encoding efflux RND transporter periplasmic adaptor subunit, whose product MQMTKKTGIWLLIAVVVVFGVVLGWRLFSARSKATAQSSRIMTARVERGDLEVKVSGTGTVEAAVSEEVRTQMSGTITRYEMKEGQQVQAGQVLAELEVEDMGLQIEKARLNIAIQERELATLRQEKTQQTVKAPGSGEITWLVKEGDQVQKNNVIATIQDRNMLEAVGKFNSAQVKHIKIGQKAEVLLPEFFSTVPARVVEVDTYSKPGSSGSILYDVKVELDNPGALDAGMLGQLTVFTPAGEQRAVEDVALANPEGVDVRAPISGKITRLQVDSGKTVESGQLLAEINDPDRADELADQIATAELKLQQARIDLEEKLRQHTEQTQKSQVLAPVSGIVVLPEEAIGVGDDVNQGTVLGTIVDNSRMKVVIPVDELDVTKVKPGQQVRITADALEGKEFSGQVVSVASQGVSESGVATFDVSIAIEPVEGLRVGMTVNADIIVDHRQNTLLVPIEAVQKRGNRSIVLVADNEEKDNAGTSRPVQVKTGAYDTSRMEILEGLEEGQEVIVQSTGSSNVQRQGGFFMPGMGGGPPQGYNRQQGGSQGSNRQQGGGR is encoded by the coding sequence ATGCAAATGACTAAAAAAACAGGCATATGGCTTCTTATAGCGGTAGTAGTTGTATTTGGTGTTGTCCTGGGTTGGCGGTTATTCTCAGCTAGGAGCAAAGCAACTGCCCAGTCTTCCCGGATAATGACTGCGAGGGTAGAACGGGGGGATCTTGAGGTAAAGGTTTCCGGTACGGGCACTGTGGAGGCTGCTGTTTCAGAGGAAGTGCGTACTCAAATGAGCGGTACAATTACCCGATATGAAATGAAAGAAGGGCAGCAGGTCCAGGCAGGTCAAGTATTAGCTGAACTGGAAGTGGAGGATATGGGCCTGCAAATTGAGAAAGCACGGCTGAACATAGCCATTCAAGAGCGGGAGTTGGCTACACTGCGCCAGGAAAAAACGCAGCAAACGGTAAAAGCCCCGGGCAGCGGGGAGATAACCTGGCTGGTCAAGGAAGGCGACCAGGTGCAGAAGAACAATGTGATCGCGACCATCCAGGATCGCAACATGTTGGAAGCAGTAGGCAAATTCAATTCGGCGCAAGTAAAACATATTAAGATAGGCCAAAAGGCAGAGGTGCTCTTGCCGGAATTCTTTTCCACCGTACCGGCCAGGGTAGTAGAAGTTGACACTTATTCCAAGCCTGGAAGCTCAGGTTCTATCCTTTACGATGTTAAAGTGGAGCTAGACAACCCCGGTGCTCTTGATGCCGGTATGTTGGGCCAGCTCACAGTTTTTACTCCGGCGGGAGAGCAGCGGGCAGTGGAAGATGTCGCTCTCGCTAACCCTGAGGGTGTAGACGTGCGTGCTCCTATTTCCGGGAAAATCACGAGGCTGCAAGTGGACAGCGGAAAGACCGTTGAGAGCGGTCAGTTGTTAGCGGAGATTAATGATCCGGACCGCGCCGACGAGCTTGCGGATCAGATTGCCACCGCTGAATTGAAGCTCCAGCAAGCTCGTATTGATTTGGAGGAGAAGTTGCGCCAGCATACGGAGCAGACACAAAAAAGCCAGGTGCTGGCCCCTGTAAGCGGTATCGTGGTGCTGCCTGAGGAAGCAATCGGTGTAGGCGATGACGTGAACCAGGGTACAGTGCTCGGTACCATTGTAGATAATTCCCGGATGAAAGTAGTTATTCCGGTGGATGAGTTAGATGTAACTAAAGTTAAGCCCGGCCAGCAAGTCAGAATTACTGCAGATGCTTTAGAGGGTAAAGAATTCTCCGGACAGGTGGTGAGCGTGGCTTCGCAGGGTGTCAGCGAAAGCGGTGTGGCTACTTTTGATGTTTCTATAGCCATTGAGCCCGTGGAAGGCTTAAGAGTTGGTATGACAGTAAACGCGGATATTATCGTAGACCATCGCCAAAATACCCTGTTAGTCCCTATAGAAGCAGTACAGAAGCGGGGGAACCGGAGCATCGTGTTAGTGGCTGATAATGAGGAGAAGGATAACGCGGGAACATCCCGTCCGGTACAAGTTAAGACAGGCGCCTATGATACATCACGGATGGAGATCCTCGAGGGTTTAGAAGAAGGTCAGGAGGTTATAGTACAGAGCACAGGCAGCAGCAATGTCCAAAGACAAGGTGGGTTCTTCATGCCCGGCATGGGCGGCGGGCCTCCCCAAGGTTATAACCGCCAACAAGGGGGAAGTCAAGGCTCAAACCGCCAACAGGGGGGAGGACGATGA
- a CDS encoding dodecin family protein, whose product MHVKIVELLGESDISWKDAVQRAVKEASREIPNITGVEIYNLTAGVENGRLTEFKANVKVACADDGF is encoded by the coding sequence ATGCATGTAAAAATCGTTGAATTGCTTGGTGAGTCTGATATTAGTTGGAAAGATGCCGTACAGAGAGCGGTAAAGGAAGCTTCCAGAGAGATTCCTAATATTACGGGTGTCGAAATTTACAACTTGACTGCAGGTGTAGAAAACGGAAGACTTACAGAGTTTAAGGCCAATGTTAAAGTTGCCTGTGCAGATGATGGGTTTTAA
- a CDS encoding spore germination protein codes for MAITDEQVKVSKKLEINIDWLSRELGVGKSFDVICREISFAGKDAALFFVDGFAKDQIMMYVLRSLALVKREDLAPDTFKKLLKQYINYIEVETTDDLHEVVDKVLAGPIALVVDGIEEVIIIDAREYPVRGLEEPDLERVVRGSRDGFVETIVFNTALIRRRIRDPKLRTEILQAGQRSKTDICVVYIEDIANPELVEQVKEKIKAIKMDGLPMAEKSVEELIAPGSNWNPYPTVRYTERADVAAVHLLEGHVLVIVDTSPSVMILPATFFHHVQHAEEFRQSPAVGFFQRWVRYAGIFLALIGVPLYLLVSMHPELLPPALKFLGPSKVGKIGLMWQFLFAEFGINLMRMAAIHTPSALATALGLIAAVLIGQVAIDIGLFAPETVLYLSVAAVGTFATPSFELGMANTLARIVLIVITGLFGVPGFAIGVLGLLAFLAMTKSFGVPYLWPLIPFNFQAMKSILLRPPIPIQNTRPSILRPIDRSRQPAPALKPGKEAEKSKNGKEKE; via the coding sequence ATGGCCATTACTGATGAGCAAGTTAAAGTTTCAAAGAAATTAGAAATTAATATTGACTGGCTGAGCAGGGAATTAGGCGTAGGAAAAAGTTTTGATGTGATTTGCCGGGAAATTAGTTTTGCGGGAAAAGATGCCGCTTTATTCTTTGTGGATGGTTTTGCCAAAGACCAAATAATGATGTATGTTTTGAGAAGTTTGGCTTTGGTGAAACGGGAAGATTTAGCGCCCGATACATTTAAAAAACTGCTTAAGCAATACATTAACTATATTGAAGTGGAGACAACAGATGATTTACACGAAGTAGTAGACAAGGTATTGGCGGGTCCCATAGCTTTGGTGGTAGATGGGATCGAAGAAGTTATTATCATTGATGCGCGGGAATATCCGGTACGCGGCTTGGAAGAACCGGATCTGGAAAGGGTCGTGAGAGGTTCCAGGGATGGATTTGTGGAAACTATTGTGTTTAACACTGCTTTGATTAGACGTAGAATACGAGATCCCAAATTGCGCACGGAGATTTTACAAGCGGGGCAACGTTCAAAAACCGATATTTGTGTTGTGTATATTGAAGATATTGCTAATCCCGAACTGGTTGAGCAGGTAAAAGAAAAAATTAAAGCTATCAAAATGGACGGGCTGCCAATGGCTGAAAAGTCGGTGGAAGAACTGATTGCACCGGGCAGCAATTGGAATCCTTATCCTACCGTTAGGTATACGGAGCGGGCCGATGTAGCTGCGGTCCACCTTTTGGAAGGACATGTTTTAGTAATAGTAGATACTTCGCCCAGTGTAATGATTCTTCCGGCTACATTTTTTCACCATGTTCAACATGCAGAAGAATTCAGGCAAAGTCCTGCGGTTGGTTTTTTTCAACGCTGGGTAAGATACGCAGGAATCTTTTTAGCGTTAATCGGAGTGCCCCTGTACCTGTTGGTTTCCATGCATCCGGAATTACTTCCTCCGGCTTTAAAGTTTTTAGGCCCTTCCAAGGTGGGGAAGATAGGGTTGATGTGGCAGTTCCTGTTTGCCGAATTTGGCATCAATTTAATGCGCATGGCTGCAATCCATACTCCATCAGCCTTAGCTACGGCATTGGGCTTAATTGCGGCTGTTTTAATCGGGCAAGTAGCCATAGATATTGGCCTTTTTGCCCCCGAAACAGTACTTTACCTGTCCGTAGCAGCGGTTGGCACTTTTGCGACTCCCAGCTTTGAATTAGGAATGGCCAACACTTTAGCAAGAATCGTACTGATTGTTATTACCGGGTTGTTCGGGGTGCCTGGCTTTGCCATTGGTGTTCTAGGTTTATTAGCCTTTTTGGCTATGACCAAATCTTTTGGCGTTCCCTATTTGTGGCCTTTGATTCCCTTTAATTTTCAAGCTATGAAATCCATCTTGCTCAGGCCGCCAATCCCCATCCAAAACACCAGACCTAGTATTTTACGTCCCATCGATCGCAGCCGACAGCCCGCGCCTGCTCTTAAGCCGGGAAAAGAAGCTGAAAAAAGCAAAAATGGTAAGGAAAAAGAATAA
- a CDS encoding ABC transporter ATP-binding protein → MIRVEELTKVYKMGGMAVEVLRGIDLTVDQGEFVAIIGPSGSGKSTLMNILGCLDVPSSGKYWLNGKEISLLTDNQLAEVRNKHIGFVFQSFNLLPRLSALENVERPLVYRGIGRKERRKRAMEALARVGLKDRMFHRPTQLSGGQQQRVAIARALVGEPALILADEPTGNLDSVSGRDVMKLLTELHAQGRTIVLITHDQGVARQAQRQVKIQDGHIVDQEEGVSSWA, encoded by the coding sequence ATGATTCGGGTTGAGGAGCTCACTAAGGTTTATAAAATGGGGGGAATGGCAGTCGAAGTTTTGAGAGGAATAGATCTTACCGTTGATCAGGGAGAGTTTGTTGCCATAATCGGCCCGTCGGGCTCAGGAAAGTCTACGCTGATGAACATTCTCGGCTGTCTTGATGTACCTAGTTCGGGAAAGTATTGGTTGAATGGCAAGGAAATTAGCCTGTTAACAGATAACCAGCTGGCAGAAGTGCGCAATAAGCACATTGGTTTTGTCTTTCAAAGTTTTAACCTGCTGCCCCGTTTATCTGCATTGGAAAATGTGGAACGCCCATTGGTGTATCGCGGTATTGGACGGAAGGAACGCCGGAAACGGGCGATGGAAGCGCTGGCCAGGGTGGGGCTGAAGGACCGGATGTTTCACCGGCCCACCCAGCTTTCCGGCGGTCAGCAGCAGCGGGTTGCTATTGCCCGGGCTTTGGTAGGAGAGCCTGCCCTCATTTTGGCCGACGAACCTACCGGCAACTTAGACAGTGTTTCCGGTCGTGACGTGATGAAGCTGCTCACGGAACTTCATGCACAGGGGAGAACTATTGTGCTCATAACCCATGACCAGGGGGTGGCCCGTCAAGCCCAGCGTCAGGTCAAAATTCAAGACGGGCATATTGTAGACCAGGAGGAAGGAGTGAGCTCATGGGCTTAG
- the spoVAE gene encoding stage V sporulation protein AE: MSLLMAFLIGGAICLVGQLIMDLTPFNVTPGHVLVGYVCAGAIISALNLYQPLVDLGGAGATIPLSGFGHALAQGAIEGARSNGLLGVFGGGLEATAVGIAAAVVFGYIVAVIFNPQG, translated from the coding sequence ATGTCTTTATTAATGGCATTTTTAATCGGAGGGGCAATTTGCTTGGTGGGACAGTTAATTATGGATCTCACTCCTTTTAATGTAACACCTGGCCATGTGCTTGTTGGCTATGTCTGTGCCGGTGCTATAATCAGCGCTTTAAATCTCTATCAACCGCTGGTTGACTTAGGAGGTGCAGGAGCAACTATCCCCTTAAGCGGATTTGGGCATGCTTTGGCACAAGGGGCTATAGAGGGAGCGAGAAGTAATGGACTTCTTGGTGTTTTTGGTGGCGGCTTGGAAGCAACGGCAGTAGGTATAGCAGCTGCCGTAGTTTTTGGCTATATTGTAGCAGTAATATTTAATCCTCAAGGATAA
- the spoVAC gene encoding stage V sporulation protein AC: MVNAVKPKPPLVRNAVGAFLVGGMICLIAQLFLNAFVGLGLPQKEASTATTVVMVFLGALLTGVGIYDNIAKFAGAGSIIPITGFANSIVSPALEFKREGFVYGVAAKMFTIAGPVLAYGFLVSIIVGLIYYLL, encoded by the coding sequence ATGGTCAATGCGGTTAAACCTAAGCCTCCGTTGGTGCGAAACGCTGTGGGAGCTTTTCTGGTTGGAGGCATGATATGCTTAATTGCTCAGTTGTTTTTAAATGCTTTTGTCGGACTGGGTTTACCCCAGAAAGAAGCCAGCACGGCCACAACGGTTGTTATGGTTTTTCTGGGCGCCTTACTTACAGGAGTTGGCATTTATGATAACATTGCCAAATTTGCAGGAGCAGGTTCGATTATACCAATTACCGGTTTTGCCAATTCAATCGTATCCCCTGCTTTAGAATTTAAAAGGGAGGGGTTTGTATACGGCGTAGCAGCCAAGATGTTCACCATCGCTGGTCCGGTATTGGCCTATGGCTTTTTAGTTTCTATAATAGTTGGCCTCATCTACTATCTTTTGTAG
- a CDS encoding stage V sporulation protein AE has translation METARRKVIVITDGDKIAKKAVEQVARRVSGRCISLSAGNPTPLTGPEIVELIKAAKYDPVLVMLDDKGSSKKGKGEKALEYIAKHPDIEILGVVAVASNTDHTQGVVVDNSITKEGEVVTQAVDKHGNPKVFNGAVLEGDTVDILNELDIPVIIGTGDTGKMDGADSLKKKVPITTKAVEEILFRSGYKYGHY, from the coding sequence ATGGAGACTGCCAGACGAAAAGTAATTGTAATAACCGATGGAGACAAAATAGCTAAAAAAGCGGTTGAGCAGGTTGCCCGGAGGGTAAGCGGAAGGTGTATATCCTTGTCGGCCGGTAATCCGACCCCTTTGACTGGTCCGGAAATAGTGGAATTAATTAAAGCAGCAAAATATGACCCCGTGTTAGTAATGTTGGACGACAAAGGGAGCAGCAAAAAGGGCAAAGGGGAAAAAGCCCTGGAGTATATTGCCAAACATCCGGATATTGAGATCTTGGGAGTTGTAGCAGTTGCCTCCAATACTGACCATACACAAGGTGTTGTAGTAGACAATTCTATTACGAAGGAAGGAGAAGTTGTTACCCAGGCAGTGGATAAACACGGTAATCCGAAAGTATTTAATGGTGCCGTGCTGGAAGGGGATACGGTAGATATTTTAAATGAACTTGACATACCCGTGATTATTGGAACCGGTGATACAGGCAAAATGGATGGTGCTGATTCACTGAAAAAGAAAGTACCCATAACGACTAAAGCGGTAGAAGAAATATTATTTAGGAGTGGGTATAAATATGGCCATTACTGA
- a CDS encoding MgtC/SapB family protein, translating to MTISYLDMLGRLILATILGGIIGYERESSHHYAGLRTHMLVSVSAALIGLGSIILFNQYKHMTTMDPLRVGAQVISGIGFLGAGAILKTGSTIRGLTTAASLWGVAAIGLFTGLGIVIPTLMATLIIYLSLDLAKYTDHLVQKKAFLSIDIFAEDVIGQIGEIGSILFNHGVSIKKINIENLDGNEIIIHLLVEAPHLESVGSLTKELQKASGVKSINIE from the coding sequence ATGACCATCTCTTATTTGGATATGCTGGGCCGATTGATTTTGGCTACTATTTTAGGTGGTATCATTGGTTACGAACGGGAAAGCAGTCATCATTACGCAGGTTTACGTACCCATATGCTGGTTTCAGTGAGCGCAGCACTAATTGGGCTGGGTTCCATAATCCTTTTTAATCAGTATAAACACATGACTACCATGGATCCGCTCAGGGTAGGAGCCCAGGTTATTTCGGGGATTGGCTTTTTGGGAGCCGGTGCTATTTTGAAAACCGGGTCTACCATTCGCGGGCTAACAACAGCAGCCAGCCTGTGGGGTGTAGCCGCTATAGGGTTATTTACTGGGCTAGGAATAGTAATACCTACTTTAATGGCTACTTTAATTATCTATTTATCCCTGGATCTTGCCAAATATACAGACCACCTGGTACAAAAAAAAGCCTTCCTTTCCATAGATATTTTTGCTGAAGATGTCATCGGGCAAATTGGGGAAATTGGTTCCATACTCTTTAATCACGGCGTCAGTATCAAAAAAATCAACATTGAAAATCTAGATGGCAATGAGATTATAATTCATCTTTTGGTGGAGGCCCCTCACTTGGAAAGTGTGGGAAGTCTAACCAAAGAATTGCAAAAAGCCAGTGGTGTAAAAAGCATAAATATAGAATAA